The Filimonas lacunae genomic sequence ACCTGTTCAGCCCGGCCAAAGCACAGAAGTGCGCGAATACAAAGCACGCTTCTGGGATAATGGAGTAGAAATAGGACAGGATAGCGTTGGCGTATACACAGTTGTTGGAAGCTAAGCATATTCACCTGAAACGATGGGCCTGCCTGAAAAGGCGGGCCCTTTTTCGGCATAAAAAAACAACAAGCTTTATAAATGGATACAGAAATTAGCACTGCTATACCGGGGCGACATGCTATACTCGTTCCCCTCTGCATACACACCTGTAAAAACAGAGTTCACGTATAGTTCAAACCGCTTCATCAGCAATACGCCTACCCTAAAATGACAGGAAGTCCAGTTACTACCTACCTTAAAATAGTCGTTGATCACTGTTGTTTCTAAACCGGTAGCTCTTTGATGCATTTCATTCTTTTTTAAAGAGATCAAATTATAAGCGCCTCCTATTCCTGCATATATTTTACATTTTTCTCTACGGAAAACGTTGTACAACAGCGATAACGACAAACGGGTATCGCTTCCCTTTAGATAGTAGTCGTATTTAAAGTAATCAGCTGCATCACTCATGGTGCTGGTATAATTGTAAGGCAAATACGACACATCAAACCTGAACACCAGATCCTGCAAGCTTCTCACCGCATAGATATTCACACCCGCTTCTACCGTTCCTGTGGTATTGCGACTTAACTGCACATTACTCATCTTGCCCGCCATATTTATTTTACCACTCGCCAATCCCCCACCTATGAAAAAGCTAAACAGCCTTCCCCGGGGACGTTTATAAGCATACTGCAACTGATCATTGTTAATAGTGGCTATCACTTTTTTAATATCACGTTCCGCATACTCCGTTGATTCAATCATCTCTTTTGCCCCTTCCGATGCAAAGCGGGTAGCCAATCCATTTAACTGATCTTTATAAATGGGCAATGTAACCACCTGTCCATTACTGTTCAATCCCATTTTATATTCCAGCAGTGTAAACACATCCGGATCGGCTTCGGTATAAAGATGTAATTTATCCTCATTCAATTCATACAAATTCAGCTTCTTACCCAACAGTAAGGCTCTTAGCAATACCGTGTCTTTTTGTATCGCTTCCTGCTCTATCGGCAATAAGCTATTCATATCCACAGGACGTAAGTCTTTGGTGACAATCGCCTTTTTGTAAATATCAAAACCGGTAATCTCCAGGTAATGCACATCGTTGACAGTATATGTCACTGACTTTCCTGTAGCAGAATCGCTATAAAAAGTGAATGATTTCGGATTTTTCCGCCAGGCTTTGTAGTTGATCCACCCATACAGGGTATCGCCATTGTTCAGCACCACCAGACCTTGCTTTTTTTGAATTTGGGCATAAGAAGTAGTAACCAAAAGCACGGCTATGAGCAAAAAGTAAAGCGTTTTAGTTTTCATTGTATAGTTATTATAGAAATTATGGTTTAAGAACTTTTTATATCCTGTTAAGTAATTCAGACATTGTCTTTATCGTCTCTAACAATCAAAGCTGCACAGATTAGCCATGGCATTTACATTCAGAGATTTCATCGGGTGTTGCAGTGATGTTTTTTACAGAAGGTGCACATAGCAATAAAATAACAAAAAAGAAGTATTAATAATCAAACTTAGACAAGCTTCTACAGCAGCTCATACATTCGTTTATTTGACTGCTCATAAAAGAATAAGCAGTCAAGCTGTTACTATATTTATGCAACAGTTTGCACCAAGCACAAAGGGCCGCTGTCAGCGGCCCTTTGTGCTTACAATGTATAGGTATATTATTCAGCTACCTCTTCCATCTTTTCCTTCAGCTCTTTCAACGTCATATTATACATCTCGCTATGACGGTTGTTAATGCGCTGGGCAAGGTGTACGTGGGCAATGAACTCCTGTACTATCTGTATCTTATCACTTGGTGTTACTACCAGCAACTGCAGGTGCAGCTGCTTACACAGCTCCATCAGGTAAGTGGCTTTTTCTTCATCCTGGTTACTGAAGCTTTCATCTACTGCGATAAACCGCAGGCTTTTGCTGTTGCTGCCTTCGCGGGTAATACCAAACTGGTAAGCAATAGCACTACACAAAATGGTGTAGGTTAACTGCGCTTTTTCACCACCGGATAACTGGCCCATCTGGCGATAGGTTTTCTTGAGTTCATCCGTGTTGCGATACTTTTCATCGGCCCAGAATTCAAACCAGTTGCGCACATCCAATACACGGGCGCGATAGGTTTCGCTTTCGTCCAGGCTGGCTATTAACGGCTGCACTTTGCTGCGGAAATGCCAGGCCTTATCTTCAAAACTGTTCTGCTGCCAATTGGCCGATTGTGGCAAGGCTTCCAGCAACTTGTTACGGAATTCTTTTACGGCCGTGTCGGTAACAGAGCGTTTGCCTAACTGTATATAGGTATCGGGCAGGCGGTTAAAGTTGATGCCCCCCAGGCTTTGATTGAGTTTAATGACGCTGTTGTTAATACTGCGCTCCCAGTTTTCCAGCTCTTCGCTTAGCTCGCCCATTTTATATACCATGGTTTCGTGCAGGTAGCGCTCGAAATCTTTTTTGAAGCGCGGCAGGTTTTCCGATTCCAGCTTATCCAACCACTCTACATATTCGTTGGTATAAGCCGCATCGTCGGGCAAACGTTGCACATCGCCATTCCAATCCGGGAAACGTTGTTGTAGCTCGGTGGAAGGGTTTTTAATACGGTTAATGCTTTTGTTCAGCAGCGTTTCTTCGCGGTACACAGCATCCTGCAACCTTTCCACACCCCCCTCTATCTGCTGGCGCAGGGCAGTAGATACCTGCTCAATAGTAGTGAGCGTAGGCACACCTATCTGCTCGGCATAGTGCTGCTGAAACTGTAGCAGTTTGTCTTTATCTTCTTCATTAATAAACTGCAATATCATGCGCAGGCCCTCCTGCTCTTCCTGCATGCGGGTGATGCTGTTTTGCACCGTTGCCCGTTCGCCCAGCAATTCTTCGCGCTGCATTTCCAGTCCCGCACGTTTCTGCTGCAACTCGTCCAGTTGTTTGGTTAATTCCTTTAACTGGTTATTGCTCTGGCTCAGTGATTTCATCTGCTCTTCTATCGTGCGGATGTTGCGTTGCAAAGCAGCCACATCTATTTCAGAAAAACCGCTGTGTTGCTGAATACGGCTTAAGGCCAGCGCCTCTTTGTTCAGCTTATCCTTTTTGCGTTTACAACGTTGCAGGGTTTCTTCTGCCAGCGCAATAGTATCGGCCAGCTGGTTACGCTTTTTAATCAGCGTTTCTTTTTTGCGTTCGTTGTTCCAACCCATTACATAACCACCGGCATCGTTGCGATGCGCACGATCGTCTTTTTCGTGACGGTCGCGGTTTTTAATCAGGCCGTATAACGTAATGGCCCTGTCGTAACGGTCCAGCGTTTTTTCATCATCCAGGCAGCTGTAAGCGAACTGTTGCACCACCTGTTGTTCTACCCAGGGAGATAAAGGATGATCGGGGTGGAAGTCCAGTTTGTAATACACCGTTCCGCTATCGGCATGCTGCTGTAAGGCGGTATCATTTACGTGATAGTACACCAGCCTGCCCCGCAGGTTGGTATTGTTCACATACTTGTTTACTTTTTTATAGTGTTTGGCAGGCACCAGCATACGCAGGGCAAAGCCGTGTAACAGCTTTTCCAGTGCAGGCTGCCAGGCCAGTTCATCCGATTTTACCTGCATCAGCTCACCCGCAAAAGGCAGTTCGGTAGTATCTATTTTCAGGGCATCGCACAAATCCCTACGGGTCTGTATCAGGTTACCCGGTATGTTGTTCCTGCTATGCAGCAACACGTTCAGTTCAGACTCTATCTGTTCTTTTTCCTGTGTGCCCTTGGTAGAAGCACTACGGCTGTCAAACTCGTCATCTTCGTTTAAACGGGTTTCGCGTTCAATACGCAGGCTGGCTTTATGTGCTTCTGTTTTTACGCGTTTGTAACTGGCTTCATCTGCAATATTGGTTTCTGCAATATGCAGCGTATCGCACCAATCGCTGAACTGTGTTAAAGATGTTTCGGCATGTTTTAATTTATCCCGCGTATCCTCCAGGTCTTTCTCCAGCTGTTGTAAACGCTGACCGGCTTTGTTCTGATCAATCTGGTTGCGGGTTACGCGCTCTTCTTCAATCAGATCATCCACTTCTTTTTTAGCGCCTTCCAGTCGTTGCTGTAGCTCGGACAAAGTGGTTTGTGATTGCAGCACCACTTCCTGCAACAAATGATGTTTGGTATAGCGGTTCCAGATAGTAGCGGTTTCGGCCTGTTGCTTTAAATGCTGTAGCTGCTGCTGGTTTTGCTGGTGGCTGGTGTATAGCTGTCCCAGCGGTTGCAACAGTTTTATCTGCTCTTCTACTTTTTCAATATTGCGTTGCGCTTCCAGCAAGGTGCCCAGGTGCTTTTTCAGATCGAGAAACTGCTCTTCCATATTACGCGGTTCCAGCATGTGCATCCGGATAAACTCATCCAGGTTGCCCAATACTTTAATACCCACGGTTTGGTTAAACAGGCTCAGGGCCTGCAAACTTTGCATACCCAGCACTTCTGTTAAACGCTGTGCATAACCGCTGGCTGCGGAAAACCATTCCACCTGGCGGCGTGTGCCTTTGTTGTATTGTTTATCTATACGGCGTTTCCAATCGCCTGCCAGATCAAAAGGTTTGAAATCGCCTTCAATGCTTAACGCTTTATGCGCCACACCAAACATGCGCTTCATATCGCCGTTGCTGAAATAACGCACCTGGAACAGGGTTACCAGTTGCTGCGCTTCGTTGGCAAAATGTGCCAGTAGTATGCTATACGCTTCTTCCTTGCTTTCGCGCAGGTATAAGGTTTTGGTAGTGTTGGTACTTTCGCTGTTGATGGTACCATAGCCACCTAATACATAGGTTTCTTCGGTACGGTCGCCTTTTTTTTCACTACCGGACGACTGGTTATAAAAACGGTATTTTTTTTCCGGAACAATGAGGGTAAGCAGCGCATCCACAAACGTGGTTTTACCGCTACCGTTGGATCCTGTAAGCAAAGAAGTTTCGCCACCCGGACGGATGCTATGTATCACCCCATCGAAAGTGCCCCAGTTAAACACTTCCATGTACTGAAGGCGGAAACCGGATTTATGACTGTCGGTGCTGAATACGTTTAGCTGCATGTTCGCTCAATTGTTGCTTAAACTGATCTAATATTTCGCCATCCACCCTGGCTTTGATAATCTTTTTAATGCGGAATTTCTGTTCATCCGCAATATCGTTGTTCTCTATCCTGTCCAGGAATCCGTTTTCCTCGGCACGATCAATCAACCTGTCCAGTTCTTTCACAAACTTTACACGGCTGGCGTTTTCTTTAAAGAACAACTCCCCATATTCTTTTATCTCCCGGCGCTTTTTAATCAGCTCGCGGTTGGTTACTTCTCCTACTTCAAACTCAGCCATCATATCGCGCAGCAATACCAGCAGCACGCTTTCATCGTAAGTAAGCGGACGGCGCTGCATCCAGCTCACCGTAGCCTCATCTTCCTCCGAGCTGGTATGACGCAGGTAGGCATAGCCATCATCTTCATCCAGCACCAGGGTTAAACCCAGCTGCTGCACAAAGCGGGTAAGTTCTGTTTTGTATTGTAACAGTCTTTCCCAGGCCGATTTTTCCACATACTCCACCGGCCCCTTTAATAGCTTAATGAATACCGGTGTGTAGGGTAATATTTTATCAGGAATATTCATTCGTTATTATTTGCTGAACAACAGGTAAGGCACCTCTATAAACTTGGTTTGCTGTTCATTTACTGGTATATGTTCGGTAATATTTTTCATAATCTGTACGCGGCTGCCTTTATCGCGTAAGAAGCTGTAATAGGCTACAATTTCCGCTACCCCGTTTTCCAGCCCTGTGGTTTCGATAATCTCTTTCAAGGTGGCAGTGTCCCGCTTTTTCAAAATGGTTTCCACATGGCCCCACAGCTTTTTCTTATCAATAAAGCTGGTATTGAGTAAGCGGTTGAAACGCTCCATGTCGCCAATTTTTTCCTCGCTGGCCAAAGGCTGCTTCAAGGTACCTGCCACTTTCTTTTGTTCGGTGGTGAGCTTGCGATCCATAGCCAGTTTTATTTCCACCGGCTGATCCAGCATAATACCTGCCTGCACCGGCTCTTCGTCATCCATTAGCTCAAACACCAGTTCTTTAATGTTACTGATCTGCTGACGCAGGCGGCGGTGGTAAGCAATTTCTTTTTCGGTGATGATACGGCTTAGTTTCTCCGCCATCCGGTCGTTGGCATCATATACCGCACGGCCCTGTTGTAATAACAGCGATTTAATGTTTTGCAGAAAATCGTGATCGGCGTTTATCTCCCGCTCGCTCAGCAACTGCATCAGCTCGTCGGTAAGACTACGCCAGTCGTCCTGACCGGCACGGGATATCAGGAAGTCGTAAAACGCATAGAAGCTTTTGCCCTGGTCACTGTTACGCAGTGAATCGTACGATTCAAAAGCATAGCCGATAATAGCGCCCTTATTCAATTCTGCACGGGTGTGCTGCTCTACGATGTTGCGGTGTATTTGTTTGAAGTTGTCTTCCACCTCACGGAAATCACTGATGAGTTCATAGCACAAACGGGTGAACAGCTCCAATCTTTCCTGTACCTGGGCGTTGCTGTATACCTCTACCGGCGCCCCCATTTCCAGGGCTTTGATCTCTTTGTCAATTTCGGCCCGTCTGTTTTTCAGTTCTTCCAAACGCACTACGCGGTCGTCTTCTGTTTTTTCCACCATATCGCGCAGGGAAGAAAACAGCATTTTAAACCGGCTTTCGGTGCCCACAAACTGGCGCTTTTGTAAACTTTGCAGCCATTGGAACAGCTTTTCGGTATGGGCGCTCAGTTGGTAAATGACTTCGCCTTCGGGCCCGGGCAGATCCTGTAACAGTCTCTTTTGCACCCAGTTGAGCAGATATTTACGGGCGCGGCTTTCTTCATCTTCGCCAAATTCAATCCGCGCTTCCTCCATCACCTCCGTACCATCGGCATGCGTAGCCAGCGTATCCACCAGCAGACTCACCAGTTGCGGCTCCTGGATAGAGAAGA encodes the following:
- a CDS encoding DUF3375 domain-containing protein, whose protein sequence is MRNAHWVLPFLYEVFKEANIFSIQEPQLVSLLVDTLATHADGTEVMEEARIEFGEDEESRARKYLLNWVQKRLLQDLPGPEGEVIYQLSAHTEKLFQWLQSLQKRQFVGTESRFKMLFSSLRDMVEKTEDDRVVRLEELKNRRAEIDKEIKALEMGAPVEVYSNAQVQERLELFTRLCYELISDFREVEDNFKQIHRNIVEQHTRAELNKGAIIGYAFESYDSLRNSDQGKSFYAFYDFLISRAGQDDWRSLTDELMQLLSEREINADHDFLQNIKSLLLQQGRAVYDANDRMAEKLSRIITEKEIAYHRRLRQQISNIKELVFELMDDEEPVQAGIMLDQPVEIKLAMDRKLTTEQKKVAGTLKQPLASEEKIGDMERFNRLLNTSFIDKKKLWGHVETILKKRDTATLKEIIETTGLENGVAEIVAYYSFLRDKGSRVQIMKNITEHIPVNEQQTKFIEVPYLLFSK
- a CDS encoding DUF4194 domain-containing protein; translated protein: MNIPDKILPYTPVFIKLLKGPVEYVEKSAWERLLQYKTELTRFVQQLGLTLVLDEDDGYAYLRHTSSEEDEATVSWMQRRPLTYDESVLLVLLRDMMAEFEVGEVTNRELIKKRREIKEYGELFFKENASRVKFVKELDRLIDRAEENGFLDRIENNDIADEQKFRIKKIIKARVDGEILDQFKQQLSEHAAKRIQHRQS
- a CDS encoding ATP-binding protein is translated as MQLNVFSTDSHKSGFRLQYMEVFNWGTFDGVIHSIRPGGETSLLTGSNGSGKTTFVDALLTLIVPEKKYRFYNQSSGSEKKGDRTEETYVLGGYGTINSESTNTTKTLYLRESKEEAYSILLAHFANEAQQLVTLFQVRYFSNGDMKRMFGVAHKALSIEGDFKPFDLAGDWKRRIDKQYNKGTRRQVEWFSAASGYAQRLTEVLGMQSLQALSLFNQTVGIKVLGNLDEFIRMHMLEPRNMEEQFLDLKKHLGTLLEAQRNIEKVEEQIKLLQPLGQLYTSHQQNQQQLQHLKQQAETATIWNRYTKHHLLQEVVLQSQTTLSELQQRLEGAKKEVDDLIEEERVTRNQIDQNKAGQRLQQLEKDLEDTRDKLKHAETSLTQFSDWCDTLHIAETNIADEASYKRVKTEAHKASLRIERETRLNEDDEFDSRSASTKGTQEKEQIESELNVLLHSRNNIPGNLIQTRRDLCDALKIDTTELPFAGELMQVKSDELAWQPALEKLLHGFALRMLVPAKHYKKVNKYVNNTNLRGRLVYYHVNDTALQQHADSGTVYYKLDFHPDHPLSPWVEQQVVQQFAYSCLDDEKTLDRYDRAITLYGLIKNRDRHEKDDRAHRNDAGGYVMGWNNERKKETLIKKRNQLADTIALAEETLQRCKRKKDKLNKEALALSRIQQHSGFSEIDVAALQRNIRTIEEQMKSLSQSNNQLKELTKQLDELQQKRAGLEMQREELLGERATVQNSITRMQEEQEGLRMILQFINEEDKDKLLQFQQHYAEQIGVPTLTTIEQVSTALRQQIEGGVERLQDAVYREETLLNKSINRIKNPSTELQQRFPDWNGDVQRLPDDAAYTNEYVEWLDKLESENLPRFKKDFERYLHETMVYKMGELSEELENWERSINNSVIKLNQSLGGINFNRLPDTYIQLGKRSVTDTAVKEFRNKLLEALPQSANWQQNSFEDKAWHFRSKVQPLIASLDESETYRARVLDVRNWFEFWADEKYRNTDELKKTYRQMGQLSGGEKAQLTYTILCSAIAYQFGITREGSNSKSLRFIAVDESFSNQDEEKATYLMELCKQLHLQLLVVTPSDKIQIVQEFIAHVHLAQRINNRHSEMYNMTLKELKEKMEEVAE